One segment of Oscillospiraceae bacterium MB08-C2-2 DNA contains the following:
- a CDS encoding GNAT family N-acetyltransferase: MAKIIDKNMLSLRPVKKEDFSIIKEWLNKDYIKKWYGDSEEWLSEIRNDSGDFGWLNHYIVLYQDTPIGFCQYYDCSKTPAGFEWDSEPKGTFCIDYLIGQESFLKKGLGSVIVQQLCLLICTQENPVQIVADPVPENIDSIKLLERNGFTLDPTTGLYKMRIQ, translated from the coding sequence ATGGCAAAAATTATTGATAAAAATATGCTTTCTTTACGCCCAGTCAAAAAAGAGGATTTTTCTATTATTAAAGAGTGGCTCAACAAGGATTACATAAAAAAATGGTATGGTGACTCGGAAGAATGGCTGTCGGAAATTCGAAATGACAGTGGCGACTTCGGTTGGCTCAATCATTACATCGTTCTCTATCAGGATACGCCTATCGGATTTTGCCAGTATTATGATTGTTCCAAAACACCGGCGGGTTTTGAATGGGATTCTGAACCAAAGGGGACTTTTTGCATCGATTATCTGATTGGGCAAGAATCTTTTCTAAAGAAAGGGCTAGGCAGTGTAATCGTTCAACAATTGTGCCTCCTGATTTGTACACAGGAAAATCCTGTACAGATTGTAGCCGATCCTGTTCCCGAGAACATTGACTCCATAAAACTTCTGGAACGAAACGGATTCACTTTAGACCCTACTACCGGTTTATATAAAATGAGAATCCAATAG
- the catA gene encoding type A chloramphenicol O-acetyltransferase, whose product MKFIEIPMERWARKSHYEHYKNNVKCSYSMTVDIDVSYLLTRLKERGLKAYPVQIYMLSTIVNQFPEFRMTTTEDGHLGYWDIIDPMYTVFNPGTETFSAVWTKYDACFAGFHQAYLRDSKQYANGELFPQENTPSNVFNISSVPWLDFTAFNINVFSDGSYLLPIFTMGRYKKQGGKTLIPLAIQCHHAVCDGYHVGKFVEALRQMAANPEHWI is encoded by the coding sequence ATGAAATTTATTGAGATACCAATGGAGCGATGGGCGCGAAAAAGCCACTACGAACATTATAAGAACAATGTAAAATGCTCCTATAGCATGACGGTGGATATTGATGTTTCCTATTTGCTCACACGGTTAAAGGAGCGAGGGCTAAAAGCCTACCCTGTGCAAATCTATATGCTTTCCACTATTGTGAATCAGTTTCCGGAGTTTCGAATGACAACCACTGAAGATGGCCATTTAGGGTATTGGGATATCATCGATCCCATGTATACAGTTTTCAATCCGGGCACAGAAACATTCTCAGCGGTGTGGACGAAATACGATGCATGCTTTGCAGGGTTCCATCAGGCATATTTGCGAGATTCCAAACAGTATGCAAATGGAGAGCTTTTTCCGCAAGAGAATACTCCCAGCAATGTTTTTAATATTTCCAGTGTACCGTGGCTGGATTTCACTGCTTTTAACATCAATGTGTTTTCAGATGGTAGCTATCTGCTGCCCATATTCACCATGGGAAGGTACAAAAAGCAGGGTGGCAAAACGCTGATACCCCTTGCTATCCAATGCCACCATGCAGTTTGCGACGGTTATCATGTCGGGAAATTTGTAGAAGCATTGCGCCAAATGGCGGCAAATCCCGAACACTGGATATAA
- a CDS encoding ATP-binding cassette domain-containing protein, whose translation MLLEAKNISYRYSPKDPWILEDVSFCIETGERVALIGSSGCGKSTLAKILSGYIQPSKGEVLLEGAPLPASGFCPVQMIYQHPELAVNPRHRMKKILTECWEPDGELLKAMGIEEEWLSRWPNELSGGELQRFCIARVLGPQTKFLLCDEISTMLDVITQAQIWELVLDCAAKNGLGLIVVTHNEALAQKVCDRTIALPQLNRCQAL comes from the coding sequence ATGCTACTTGAGGCCAAGAACATTTCGTATCGTTATTCGCCAAAGGACCCTTGGATTTTGGAGGATGTTAGCTTTTGCATCGAAACTGGTGAGCGAGTGGCTCTTATAGGCTCCTCCGGCTGCGGAAAGAGTACCCTTGCAAAAATCCTATCCGGTTATATACAGCCCTCAAAAGGCGAGGTTCTTTTAGAGGGAGCGCCTTTGCCGGCTTCCGGCTTTTGCCCGGTGCAGATGATTTATCAGCACCCCGAGCTGGCGGTTAACCCTCGGCACAGGATGAAAAAAATTCTCACTGAATGCTGGGAACCGGATGGCGAGCTGCTCAAGGCTATGGGGATCGAGGAGGAATGGCTTTCCCGGTGGCCCAACGAGCTATCGGGGGGAGAGCTCCAGCGGTTTTGCATTGCCCGTGTTTTGGGGCCGCAAACGAAATTTTTACTTTGTGACGAAATCAGCACCATGCTGGATGTGATCACCCAAGCTCAAATCTGGGAGCTTGTCCTTGATTGTGCCGCTAAAAACGGCCTTGGGCTAATTGTTGTGACCCACAATGAGGCATTGGCGCAAAAAGTATGTGACCGCACCATCGCTCTGCCTCAGCTAAATAGATGCCAAGCCCTATGA
- a CDS encoding ABC transporter ATP-binding protein, with protein sequence MKDQEAPLLEVKDLKVSFSMYRKGLRKTRLDVIQSLSLNVRRGEIVAVVGSSGSGKSLLAHAVLGILPRNASTEGSIRYEGKNLTPALQKKLRGTEIALIPQSVDYLDPLMRVGKQVVGVNSSEQAQKAAFRRYELEERVERLYPFQLSGGMARRVLVSTAVTMQPKLIVADEPTPGLSVELAIETLRHFREFADNGAAVLLITHDIDLALSVADRIAVFYAGTTVELAPAEDFKNGRDFLRHPYSKAFIDALPQNGFHPIAGAQPYAGNLPSGCLFAQRCSIRTQACSGEIAMRNVRGGEVRCIHAT encoded by the coding sequence ATGAAAGACCAAGAAGCTCCGCTCTTAGAAGTCAAGGATTTAAAGGTATCCTTTAGTATGTACCGCAAGGGTCTGCGCAAAACAAGGCTGGATGTTATACAGTCCCTGAGCCTCAATGTGCGCAGAGGGGAAATCGTGGCCGTTGTCGGTTCCAGCGGTTCCGGCAAAAGCCTTCTTGCACACGCCGTTCTGGGGATTTTACCAAGGAATGCCTCCACAGAAGGATCTATTCGATATGAGGGTAAAAATTTAACCCCTGCCCTTCAAAAGAAGCTGCGGGGTACCGAAATTGCGCTGATTCCCCAATCGGTTGATTACCTTGACCCCCTCATGCGTGTGGGCAAGCAGGTGGTGGGAGTGAACAGCAGCGAGCAGGCTCAAAAAGCAGCGTTTCGGCGCTATGAGCTGGAAGAGCGTGTGGAGCGGCTGTATCCCTTTCAGCTATCCGGCGGTATGGCCCGCCGGGTATTGGTTTCCACCGCTGTTACCATGCAGCCTAAGCTGATTGTGGCCGATGAGCCTACGCCCGGCTTGAGTGTAGAGCTGGCCATAGAGACCCTGCGGCATTTTAGAGAATTTGCCGACAATGGCGCCGCTGTTCTGCTGATTACCCACGATATCGATCTGGCGCTGTCTGTTGCGGATCGAATCGCTGTATTTTATGCGGGCACCACGGTAGAGCTTGCCCCGGCGGAGGATTTCAAAAACGGCAGGGACTTTCTGCGGCATCCCTACAGCAAAGCTTTTATCGATGCTTTGCCGCAGAATGGGTTCCACCCCATTGCAGGTGCTCAGCCATACGCCGGGAACCTGCCGTCAGGGTGCCTGTTTGCACAGCGCTGTTCGATACGCACGCAGGCGTGCAGCGGGGAAATCGCCATGCGCAATGTGCGTGGGGGAGAGGTGCGGTGTATCCATGCTACTTGA
- a CDS encoding ABC transporter permease, with product MFNSTGQKLGVSPFNTRVKVLIYVAVAAVYLIGVFLWGVNMPESSYAIRYADKFLPPSWEHLFGTDFMGRDMFYRCVKGLSNSLIIGLMASLVSSVIGLVFGISSAVIGGKYDKFVLMCVDCCMGLPHLVLLILISVLMGKGERGVLFSVALTHWPELTRLVRAEVLQIRSSQYVQAAYKMGKTNFQVAKEHLLPHVIPVYTVGLILLFPHAIMHESAITFLGFGLPAETPAIGVILSEAMKHIATGKWWLALFPGLMLIAAVLLFYVIGDNLKKLLNPASGNE from the coding sequence ATGTTTAATTCCACTGGGCAAAAACTGGGCGTTTCTCCCTTCAACACCAGAGTAAAGGTTTTAATTTATGTTGCTGTAGCCGCTGTGTATCTGATCGGCGTATTCCTTTGGGGCGTAAACATGCCGGAAAGCAGCTATGCGATCCGCTATGCCGATAAATTTTTGCCGCCAAGCTGGGAGCATTTGTTTGGGACTGACTTTATGGGAAGAGATATGTTCTACCGATGTGTTAAAGGCCTTTCAAACAGCCTTATCATTGGGCTGATGGCTTCACTGGTCAGTTCGGTGATCGGCCTTGTGTTTGGAATCAGCTCCGCTGTTATTGGCGGAAAATACGATAAGTTTGTTTTAATGTGTGTGGATTGCTGCATGGGTCTCCCACATTTGGTGCTGCTGATTCTTATATCGGTGCTGATGGGGAAAGGGGAACGGGGAGTACTGTTCAGCGTTGCCCTGACCCATTGGCCGGAGCTTACAAGGCTTGTGCGGGCGGAGGTCTTGCAGATACGCTCCTCCCAATATGTACAGGCGGCCTATAAAATGGGCAAAACGAATTTTCAGGTTGCCAAAGAGCATCTTTTGCCCCATGTGATCCCTGTATACACCGTTGGGCTGATTTTGCTGTTTCCACACGCCATTATGCACGAATCAGCCATTACCTTTCTGGGCTTCGGTCTGCCTGCGGAAACACCGGCTATTGGCGTGATCTTATCCGAGGCCATGAAGCATATTGCCACAGGCAAATGGTGGCTTGCCCTGTTTCCGGGGCTGATGCTTATTGCTGCTGTTCTGCTGTTTTATGTCATTGGAGACAATTTGAAGAAGCTGCTGAACCCGGCCAGCGGAAATGAATAG